The sequence below is a genomic window from Sander lucioperca isolate FBNREF2018 chromosome 6, SLUC_FBN_1.2, whole genome shotgun sequence.
aaaacAGCCTCAAAGTAGCAAGTGGCTGTGAATGACAAAGCTTCATCTGTGTGGATCACATACGGGATGGGCGTTTGCTTTTAATTATCAATTTAAAATGATTACAAATCTATTTTATTTCAATCATTGAAGCTGATCCTTCGGTAATACTATATTAAGTAAACCATGTATATTTTATAACAATAATATTGAGATGTTAGAGCTGCAATAGGCAACTTATATTAGTTTAAGCCATATTTAGCTAAGTATGCTGTAAGTGTAGAAGCAAGTTGTTTAATTTACCATTAATCATACTTTAAATCCATCACTTTCCTTGTGAATATTTCCAATCAATGGTTTGGACACTGGAAAAGATTTGGATAAATTATGGTCAAAGCAGTCATGCAACCCTTCGGTAAGAAAAACATTATTGCACCCTTACTGAGTGTGATTTTTGAATTTATAAACTGTGCCTCAATGACATAGGATGTattcaataaaataattaacCTATCACAAGGGCCAAAAAGCTTAAGATTAACAAGCACTACCCATTGGAAAGTGTACGTAAGTAACCAGGGATCATTTGTCATTTAAGGCATACAAGTGTCAAAGGGCTCAAAAATTGCTGCAGTAACTGTCAGTACTGGTAACTCATCAGTATTTGATGAGATTATTGATTTCATGGTTTgcaaacttttattttcaatcaGTGGCAAACAATGGTGCAAAGTCCTTTTGTGTGAAAAACACCCAATGAAAGACATTCATCAAACCAGGGAGCGGAATTTGGCTTCGTTCTAATATTTTTTGTGATCATTTATGTAGTTTTCACCACAAATTTCCATGACCCTTTTCAAAATTAACACAATTCTCATGTGGCTATATCATCCTCCATGCTGAGCATCAAATAGTTTTTTCTGAAGACCAAAGATCTTAATAACGCAATCAGTCAATATACTACTTCAACTGGTGTCAAAACAGATCAAAGTCCTCTGTCCTAGGCAGATGCAGTGCAGTTAGCCGTAAAAGAAGTTCCAATTTAGCCATTCTGATTAGAAACAGCAAGGCAACACACACATGGAAATGTATGCACGATAACATAAGATTTTCAATTCATGAATAGGTCtgactttttccactttgaTAAAATTTTATATGACACTACCAATAAAGTTTCCTAAGCAGGCTACATCATCTAATCTCTGATACACTACTGATCTCCTGACTTAAACATACTATGTCTCGGCAAAACAACCCACAAACATGAAGAAACATCAGCGGTTTGAAACAAAAGCTAATTTAAAACATAACACAGCACCGGTAATTAGGCAATATGTAAAAAATAATCCAGGGAGTAAATTCATCTTTATTGCTTGAATAAACTTAGATTTAGTGACATTCTGTCCTTCCGATCTATAATCTTTGGCCACAGGCTGTGTGCCCACCAGGCATTTCTTCCAAACCGAGGCCTGTGGACTGTGTAAAGTGCTGGCTGGGCCTCTGCCATTGCTATGCAACTACAGTATTAAAACGCACTTTTAAAGTACAGTGCACTCTTACATTAGTGTTGGATCAGTTTGACTTTCTCTCACCTTGCACTTATGATGCTGAGCACACAGTAAAACCCCAACACTGTCAAGCACCTAATTTCCACTGAACCCAACAAACCAGCTTCCCGGGCCAGCTTCCCGGTGGACACCCAGCCATGATCCAAGCTCCATCAGTGGAAAGGCCAGCTTGTTCGCTTGTACCTCTCCGGGGAATTCCCAGATTTACGAGCTCTCGTTATTCTCCCTGAAGAGACAGACACCTGATGCCCTGGCACACGGGCGGCCAATCATGCTTAAAATCATAGGGCACCTCATGGTACATCAAAGTATCACAGTGTGTAGGGATGTGAGGCAAAAGCCTGTTCACAGTGTGGAACAGAAGGGGTTTCAGATCTTTGGCTGATCTCTGCCAGCCCCTTGCAGCGTTCCACAGAGGGAAAAGACAAGGTGAAAGGCAAAGACCATGCCAGTAAGCAGAGTAGAGAGAGGGTGGAGAAGTTCATTTCATTCCATGCTACGTCATCATATTTCTAAAGTCTGTCAAATTTTGTGTCATCCCACCACTCTGCTCTTTATACCACACACAACCCCCTTAACTGCCACCCTTTATGCCCTCTCAGGGAGACAGCTGACTCCTTGCAGCAGGTAGCTCCTGCTTATCTGCAGAGTCGGAAGCCTGAGGTGCCATCTGGACCGGTGGGCTGGCGGATCACATTATTGTTTGGACGAACTGGTTCTGATGGTTGCTGCACGCTCATACGAGCTGGCCTAATGATATgaggagaaataaaaaataaataaattacagtgTTTTTCACATCTAGGCGTTTTAACTACTGTGAGAATTAATTGTTGTAATTTCTTACCTGTCCTGACATGGATTGTCCTGAGGTGTATCATCTGAAGACGCACTACCTAAGATCCTTCTTCGGGCCTCCGCGTACTCTGCCTCCCGCTGGGCCAAAGACTTCATCTGCTGCGAGGGACGGGTCGAGGATGCAAGGTTTCCTGCAGTACCGTTATTTGAAGGACGTTTCAAAATTCGAATTTGTGGTGGGGGTGCTGCTGGCAGAGAGTCATCCTGGATTACAATAGCAGTTCGAACAGGTGAGCCACCTGAACCCAAGCTGGACTTCCTgtacaggttaaaaaaaaaaaaaacaggtaatAGGAATACAATTACTGGAAAAAACTTCTATGAAATCTTACCATGTATTGaacatttttgataaattgtCTCTTTGCTTACTTTGCCTCCTGGTTTATTTTCAGTTTAGCCTCAAGCCTTCTCTCTATTTCCTGAGGAGAAAACATACTTACACATTATAACATTTGTATTACTGCCCAACAACTTCATTATCTGTTCATGAGATCCCGATTTCTAAATTGATGACTGGTTGCTGGAATATAAGAAAACATGCTTTTGAAAGATATGACATATTTCAATCATTACAAATCAATATACATATGTTATATACATTTTCAGACAGAAGTTGGAATTTATATTTAGTGTTAAACCAATTCAAAGTCAACATCTTAAACTGTAAACATATCCCAGTATCAGATCATATCAACACGTTGCCAGCTGGTGGATTTCAGTTTGCTCAtcagaataaaaaacaaaaatggagaACCTCAACCATTACATTAAtatccataataataataataataataataataacatcatGTACTGTCACAAAAGTGACATGGACATGTTTTTGCAGCCAATCAAAATGTAACAGATCATTTTATCACAAATCAAACTGGTTCATCTACCAACACACGCTAATCAATGGTTTTACTGACACTGGAAATGATAAATTATGTTCAAAGCAGTCATGGAACTAGGGCTgttcgattatggaaaaaaatataatcacgattattttggtcaatactgaaatcacgataatttaacacaattactcgtttacttctggaaagatgttgcaacttaaaaaaacagtaaaaactgtggaatttgccttaatacttttcctatttaaactttatttttttcattcagaacacaagagaaaataggagtttatttgcaaaacgtaatgagctaaataattgtttttctcgattattcagtttttgtgatcattgggagccgaaatcataatcacgattacatTTCGATTAACATGGAACACTTCTGcaagaaaagctttattgcacCCCCCTAACTGAGTGTGATTTTGTATTTGCCCAACACTCAGCTATAAACTGTGCCTCAATGACAGGAGTcattcaaaaaaaataattaacctATCACAAGTGCACAAAATGCGTAAGATTAACATGCACTAACGATACCATTTGGAAAGTCAATAAAATCAAACTGGTTCGATCTACCAAAACACGCTACTTCTACACTACGCGAACCTGCTAGATCTATTTGCATGTACTCAAAATATACTATTTCAAAAGCCCTAAACATAGAGCAATGATTCAGTGCCGCCTGTCATTTCCGCAATGGGCGGGTCTAAAAAAAACTGGGGGAATCATAGGAAAAAGTCGACTTTGtaaaaattaagtttttttatgGATATTATTCGGGATTTCCACAGATCATAAAATCATTTTGTTGCGTAAATAAAATGACATAACGCCAGGCTCAGTCCCGTGTCGTTATGGGACAGCGAGGCCTGCAAGACTCAGTCAGGAAAACAAGCTGCATTTCTTTGATGAGAAAACATgccggaaaaaaaaacaaaaaaacatgtttacatcaGGTATTCAGGCGCCACAAACATCTAGCGTATCGCGGTCGCGGATCCTTGCTAGGTGACTGGCATctgaaataaagttataatcTTGTTTATAAGAATATTTCCACAATTAATGTTTCTCACCCCGCTGTCCGCTGCCTCTTCCCAGCTCTCTGCAACCTCTTCATCCTCCATGTTTAACAGATCTGCTGGCTGGTTACCTCTTCGGCTCCACCGGCTAACTATCTCCCATCCACGCAGAGGACATGGGACGGTGGGCAGAGTTCACGCAGACCCGCAGGCACAATCTCACGTTTTTTTGTGTTCGGATGAAGGCTGAATAAATAAGTTCGCAAACCGGAGCTTGGCCGCGTGTTGGCCTGCTAGCGTAATGTTAATGCTCTACTGAGGACAACCCCCCTGGCTGCCTGCTACTTTAATTTTGGCCTAAATTAACGTCCACCTCGGTAAATCAACCGGCTATCGGTGTAATCCACACGCATCTCAGACGGAAAAACAAGTTTTGGATTGTTGACAGTTGTGTTACCTAGCTAGGGTTTACCACTTAAGCAGCGCCTCTTAACACAGAAAGGGAAATGACGTTATATTAACGTTAGGAAAGGTAACGTTAGAGTCACATTGCTAGCTTCCAACATGACAGTCAACCGGCAAGATTAAGTAATTTAAATATGACAAAGCCAATTTAATTGCGTAACGCTTTATGTTTGACACTTAGCTAAAAGTGAGCGATACGCTCACTCCACCACACTAGCTACATGTTTTTTGGTAGAGAACACAGAGTTGGATCGTGAGGTTAGCCCATTGATGTTAGCCTCGCACAACAAGAATTAAACGCAGCACTTCCCTTCAACACCACGGTCAGTGACCACTGGACAAAATTACAATAGGCTAGCTACATAGCTAAAGGCCCAAAGTGAAATATTGTATCACCCGTCcgttaaaaaatacaaaacacaacacaacacaaaacacaaatacaaaatacaaaactttATAGTATCTAATTAGCAGTTGAATGTGGAAATGTACGGTAGTGACTTGAACgcatcatcagaatcagaaatcataAACATTTATTGCCAAGTGGTTGGTTTGGCAACTATTAACTGTGCATGATATTACAAAACGACAcctgttaaataaataacaaagtgtttttaatttgcatttataatatttaccaccaaagaccattattattattattattattattattataactattgttattattattttatcctTCCCTTACAAAAATAACCAGGACGAAAGTCCTGGAGGAAAGAGGATACAAATGAAAGTCTTCAAAATATTGAGCATCAGAGTGGTCAAAACTCTTACATTTTGCAGGCCTAAATAGACCTTTCCAATAGCTTTGcacctgtgctttttctacTAATACAAATGAACTGTTATGAAAAATCCTTTTGTAAAATGTACAACCTCAAACACAGCCAGTGGCCACAAAACACTGCAGATGTAACACTTTGCCTGCCTCACAAATGTCAAAATAGCAGcagtattgttttttgttttttttgtgtacagACAGAGTAGGCATCTCTCCACCTGCACGGCTAAATCACTGCTCCTTGTACATTTTTCTAAACAAAGGAGTGGGGCATGTTGGACTGAAACTACAGGTCTGATGATGAAATTGTCTAAGCCTGTTTTGGGTTCATATGGATGACATAGTGTGTCCAATATTGTTAATGTCGCTGCCTACATAATAAAACATGATTTCTGACactatatttaatcataagtaatTTATTGTATTAGGTTAATATTTAATTCTTTGtatggtgtttgtgtgtacacttttatacattatttacaACATCGTCAGTGTAGAAATTAGAAGAATTTGTTCATTATGCAACAGCAAAGAAACCAGTTATACATGCAGGGTACATTAAACATATATAACTTTATTTCAACAACTTGGTACATTGCATGAAAAAAAGTATGGGAGAAACTATGAATGTTAGCTGGCCAACACTGGAGTACAAAATTACAGCAGTAATAAATATACATCTTAGCCCTATAACCCACCAAAAACAGGCACACTaaatacagacatttcattCCAAGGTGCACAGATCTATATGAGATGTACTTCTTGTAACAAACCAATTATGAAAACtgttaacattttaattttttaaatcaaggtCAGATGAAAGTGGAGGAGACATGTCCAAAATCCtggagattttctttttttcttttaggtaTTAATGaaatcttaattaaaaaaaaaacacttacattCTCAGCAGTCATGATTTACTACCGGAATGAGGTTGATAGCCCACATTTCTTTAAGACCATGGGCTTATGCACAAATGGTGTTTTGACAGTTGAAGTAATTTCGATGTTTCCAGTTTCTGTTCTATCAGTGTCTGTGGTATCACTCATTCTCATTTACTGATTTCCTAATATAACAATTATAATTGATTGGTATTATGGTATTATGCTAATttgctacattttaaaattgggTAATTATATAGGGTAATTCCAACTTTCCCCTGAGCAACACATTTGCCCACAGCAGCTGGGGGCGCAGTGTTTTGTTACAGCGGTCCATAATAACGCGTCCCACCCTGGTACGTGGGTACCACCATATACCACAGAAAGTCAGCGGCTGCTACAGCGTCGCTGTGCTGCGGAGGACGCTGTTCGCGGAAGATGGCGACTATTTGGCTGCAGAGGAACCTCCGGAGCTGATACCGGGGGTAAGAAGAGgaaagacacacactcagagccCTCAACGTCTACAACAACGGTATGAATAATGCTGCAACAGTTAAGGAGTGAAATTGACAACCTTTATCTgacattagctagctagatgaGCTAGTTAATGACTGctcgagctaacgttagcatagctAGGTTATCAGCAGAAGACTGAATATAaccgctagctaacgttagttagttagttagttagttagttgggTGTATCGTCAGCCGAGAATGCTGCCCTTAAAGGTTGCCGTGTCTTACTTAATAAGTGTGCGGATTCCACATTTTATCAAGCAAAGCTATTTCTCGTTGACGTTTTAAGAAAACGCGTACGCTGTTGCtagtaccgttagctagctaaatattCATTAATGTTCGCTACCGTTAGCTTGGATGCTCATGATcagttagctagcgttagccagtGCAATCATATATTGTCTAAGGATCAAACGTTAAATCCAATAACATGTAGCTACACGCCGGTGTTTTGTAGCATTCGCCGTTCCTCGTTTAGCCGTATGACATATCACACGTTTCATGTATTTTCCCAGGTGGTTCGTTAGCTAGCAATCCAATATTTCATTTGTTATGCGATGGCTAacgacagctaacgttagttagatGAACGATACAAGGGGGACGTGCTATATGGAGGGGCCAGGCCAGCTGCTTAGTCTAAAGAAAGGGCACCACCCGTTTCAGACAATGGGTGAGACAATTAACTGTTAGGACTGATGAGTACTAAATGCCACTAACATGTTAAGTGGGTATAGCTTTGCTGTGTCATTGTTTATTGGGGGTAAGACCAAATTCAAATTTGAGTTGCAGAAATTCAATAAATAAGTTATAGGGCAGGTGTGAAATCAGAAATGGCTGAGTCAACTAGAATAAATGGCGAATTTTAACTGCTGTTACAGTGTAGCTAATTGTAGCTGATGGCAAACATGCTCCTGAACATAGCTACATCACTAGCATGTCTACCCATGTCTCAACAGACTATAATGTCCCGCTCCCCGGATAATGAGGATGGATGTTTTGTTGCCATGGATACAGAGGATGATGGTGCAGACCCTGCTGGAAtaacagaggaagaagaggcaAACATGGGGTCTTGCCGACAAGAAGGGAACATGGACAGTAGTGCCAAAGGAGGTGGGAGAACAATGGTGGAGTTGCCAGAGGAAGTTCTTGAATATATTCTGTCCTTCCTCTCACCGTACCAGGAGCACAAGACTGCTGCACTTGTATGTAAGCAGTGGTATCGCCTCATTAAAGGTATGCCTCTCATATTTACATAGTCTTGTATAAAACTGAATCATAAGGTAGACTGGTTAACCTTACAGTGGGTCAGAGTGGGCATAACACTATGAGCAGAGCAGTAACATTTTACTTTAAACACTGGAGATGTAACGTTTAAAAAGTAATACTCATTTAAATGCGCTCTTTGTCAACTTAAACCATTTTTATGTTCATGTTGCTTACTAATATTTTATCTGAACTAGGTGTTGCTTATCAGTGCTACCACGGTTTCTTGAGAGCTGTCCAGGAGGGAAATATCCAGTGGGAAAGTCGCACATACCCATATCCAGGAACCCCAATCACCCAGCGCTTCTCACACAGTCAGTATATGCTGCTTTACAACATTTCATGTCAAAATGAGTTGCACGTAAtgtatacactttttttttaccataagTCAAGAATACAGAACTTTCGGTTATGCATCTATCATTTGAACATTTTTCTGTGAATTCTGAGCTGTGGATTAGATCAGAGCTCTTCTCTCTTCctttaagtttttaaaaaaaatttaaatgtcttaacataaatccaacatattattagcaaatataaatcagcctatttgtgaagaaaaataattgagggtaggcttactggcctgtaggtaatgtagtcactaaggtagccatccacagatacagttaatcctaaggttTCActgttccacatgtatgtttaacattaaaacattatttagaagttattgtagacccagtttaatatgctaCCTtattatatacaatatatgtagtagggggtccctgatccgtcgtccttggctgaaaaaaaacattaaagaccCCTGGATTAGATTATGAGTCCAGTGTGTAGCATATAAACGCACTGATTTATGATAAACATTGAATTGTGCCCATGTCCAATGTCAAATGCTGTAGCGTAATTCACATAAAAGGCCACTTTCTGGAAGTTTATGTAGAATAATTCACCATTTTACTGAATGACAAGCTTAACTGTGCAATTTTGAAGAAtgattatattttaaattgaattaatcTGTCAATACAACTGCACTGTAAACAACTATGTACAAAGATATGTAGATGTCTTCCATTTACCATTTTATTAGAAAGGCTGGGCACTGATTATACTGTTCAAGGCACACAACGAAAAACATATCTAAAAGGCTCACTGTTTTCTCTGGTtaattggttttttttttcggTTGCAGGTGCATGTTATTATGACTCAAACCAGTCCATGTATGTGTTTGGGGGTTGCACTCAGAGTAGCTGTAATGCTGCCTTCAATGATCTGTGGAGACTTGACCTCAACAGCAAGGAGTGGATCCGCCCTTTAGCCTCAGGTACGAGTAGGTTACAAAGTAGTAAAGgccaacaggaaacagaaatttGGGCTCTTTTTTTacgatatgttaaaaaaaactgcacatgGGGCTTATGTAAGGGGAACTGTGGGAGGGCAAACCACATTACGTAAATGTAGTAGTCAGatgctcagcagcagcagcagctgagtGCACAGTATTTGAGGtggtaataaaaacaaaaacaaagaagcaCTGATGAAATGAGATTGTAGTAAAATTATTTTACTAGAGCATTTGCATTATATTGCTGTAAATGTTAGAGCTTATTGTGCCTTTTATGAAATTGCACGTTAAGGATTAAGAGCTAGACTTTTGTAAAGACCATTTACTGTGAGAGATTAGGCCTACTGCATCATGAAAAAAATTGCGTAGTCTTACTGTGTGCCATGCTTTCCTTTTCTGTTCAGCCATGTTAATTTAAGGCACTAAGAGTTAAGTTAAATGTAATTGgtcagatacattttttttctccactaaTATATTTTTTggctatattttttaatttaattcataCATATAACATCATGCTTATTTAgctaaaatgtgaatatctttgCTCTTCTCTTTTCCAGGCTCTTATCCATCTCCTAAAGCTGGGGCGACTCTAGTAATGCACAAAGATCTGTTGGTGCTGTTTGGGGGATGGACACGCCCCAGcccatatccactgcaccaacCAGAAAGGTTTTTTGATGAAATCCACACCTACTCGCCTTCAAAGAACTGGTgagagagacttcagtactgggaGTTTAAGGATGTAGTTGTGACAAGTGATGGACAAACATTGTAAAGTTAGCTTTTCTTCATAattctttttctcccttttttgtGATTCACTTTTTCTTCTATCATCTCAGGTGGAACTGTATAGTGACAACACATGGACCTCCCCCTATGGCTGGCCACTCCTCCTCTGTGATTGGAAACACCATGGTGGTGTTTGGGGGATCACTAGGAGCACGGCAAATGTATGAACATATTACTTATTATATTACGTTATACAAAACTGAGCTGCACAAATTAAAGGTGAAATCTGTAACTTTTTGTACATTAAAATTACAGATAAGACATAAGACGGGACATGTTTGCAAAGGTGTTTCACCTCATTGTTCATCGACAGTAAACATGTTATTGACTCCTCAGGTGTCAGGTGACTGTGAGAATGTGATTTACATCCCTTAAGTAAATCATATACAATGTATAGTTGTAGTAGTTATACAGGTAAaacgggggaaaaaaacaagtgaCAGAGGAGCTGTTACAGAGCCTGTGTAGACGGGCTGTTGGAAGACCTAGACCAGTCTAATTTGACATATAAATCAACATTTCTCAAAAGCGAGTCCCCAAACGTACTCCACCATATAAATTGATGTAATGATATTTTAATGTAAAGCCTTACACATTTCAGCTTTTAAGTCTTAAACTTTGTTAattggactgtatttaaagtgaATAGTGAATAAAATCTTTGGCTGTCACACCTCACCATGTTGTCGTTCCCTCTGATGGTTCTGATCAGGAGTAATGAAGTCTGGGTTCTGGATCTGGAGCAGTGGTCCTGGTCTAAACCACCCATATCTGGCCCATCACCCCACCCGAGAGGAGGTCAATCACAAGTAAGAAGGCTTTAATGTTCAAGAAATCTTGAATATTATTTAgtagtaaaagtaaagtaaaagtaaatgataccattttaaatgtttttttttttattagattgTGATTGACGATCAGACATTGCTCATCTTGGGAGGCTGTGGCGGCCCTAATGcagtaagtattttttttttattttaaccacTCTAGTATCAGAACAACATATCTGTCTATCATAGCAAATATTCCATGTGACTATAAGTGACTACAGTTTTGACTGATCCTGTTGTCTTGTGTGTTAAAGCTCCTTAAAGATGCCTGGCTCCTCCACATGGACGCACCACCATGGAGGTGGCAGCAGCTGCAGGTGGAAAACGAGGACCATGGGGCCCCGGAGCTGTGGTGTCACCCAGCTTGTAGAGTAAGTGTCTGTCTGAACTGTCAGTCCTATTCTGAATGTCTGTGCCTAATCATTAGATTAATCACTaatgtgccttttttttttcctcatcttGTTCATTTTCCTCAAGGTGGGCCAGTGTGTGGTGGTTTTCTCACAGGCTCCATCTGGCCGTGCACCACTCAGCCCAAGTCTTAACTCTCGGCCCTCCCCCATAAGTGCCACACCTGCCCCTCTGGGTCCCGAACCGCCTTCCCTGCGCTCTCAGTCTCCTGTTCGGAGTGGGGCCGCCGGTGTTGTCCTGGGAGCTATTGAGGAGGCTCCATGTGTAAACGGCCGATGGGGCACGCTGAGACCTCGGCCTTCAGCTAGAGGAGGTGCAAGAGAAGGGAGCCCATCCTCATCCCAACAGCCGTCTCCTTCACAAGGCCCAGACAGCCCGCCTCTTCCTCCACTTCCCCCGTTATTAAATGGATCCTCCCCTTCACCAAGGACCAGCCCAGCCCAGGCTGCATCTCCTTCCTCTCGCCCTCTCCCACTTGCCTCCACAGACTATGGCTGGGAGTCTCCCCCTTCTGCCGCTCACCACCATGAGGTGCCCTGCACCAACGGCCTGCATACACCTCCTGCAGGCTCCCCACACACTCCCCCAGGTGCCGTGTCCCCTGCTGCCTTACGACGAAGTCTGGAGGCAGTGAAAAACAAATCTTCCTCATCTTTACCGTCTTCATCGTCATCGTCTTCCCTTCAGACACAGGGGGCTTCTCCTGGAGGAGGaagtggtggaggaggaggagcgggTCCACCTGGAACCCCTCCGTCATCATCCTCCAGCCCTCCACAGGCTGCTGGAGCTGATGGACATGCTATCCCACCTATTGCACGGCGTCTTGGCCATCACCCACCCCAAAGCCTGAACGTAGGGAAACCTCTGTACCAGTCTCTCAACTGCAAGCCCATGCAGATGTACGTGTTGGATGTGTCCAGGGCCAAGTCTGCTGGCGTGGTGTCCTGGAGAGTTTATGGGAACGGGACTCCCGCTGCGGTTACAGGGCCTCCTGAGACCAGCCTTCACACCGTGGTACAGGGCAGGGGAGAGCTCATCATATTT
It includes:
- the fbxo42 gene encoding F-box only protein 42 isoform X1, whose translation is MSRSPDNEDGCFVAMDTEDDGADPAGITEEEEANMGSCRQEGNMDSSAKGGGRTMVELPEEVLEYILSFLSPYQEHKTAALVCKQWYRLIKGVAYQCYHGFLRAVQEGNIQWESRTYPYPGTPITQRFSHSACYYDSNQSMYVFGGCTQSSCNAAFNDLWRLDLNSKEWIRPLASGSYPSPKAGATLVMHKDLLVLFGGWTRPSPYPLHQPERFFDEIHTYSPSKNWWNCIVTTHGPPPMAGHSSSVIGNTMVVFGGSLGARQMSNEVWVLDLEQWSWSKPPISGPSPHPRGGQSQIVIDDQTLLILGGCGGPNALLKDAWLLHMDAPPWRWQQLQVENEDHGAPELWCHPACRVGQCVVVFSQAPSGRAPLSPSLNSRPSPISATPAPLGPEPPSLRSQSPVRSGAAGVVLGAIEEAPCVNGRWGTLRPRPSARGGAREGSPSSSQQPSPSQGPDSPPLPPLPPLLNGSSPSPRTSPAQAASPSSRPLPLASTDYGWESPPSAAHHHEVPCTNGLHTPPAGSPHTPPGAVSPAALRRSLEAVKNKSSSSLPSSSSSSSLQTQGASPGGGSGGGGGAGPPGTPPSSSSSPPQAAGADGHAIPPIARRLGHHPPQSLNVGKPLYQSLNCKPMQMYVLDVSRAKSAGVVSWRVYGNGTPAAVTGPPETSLHTVVQGRGELIIFGGLMDKKQNVKYYPKTNALYFVRAKR
- the LOC116041635 gene encoding SUZ domain-containing protein 1; this translates as MEDEEVAESWEEAADSGEIERRLEAKLKINQEAKKSSLGSGGSPVRTAIVIQDDSLPAAPPPQIRILKRPSNNGTAGNLASSTRPSQQMKSLAQREAEYAEARRRILGSASSDDTPQDNPCQDRPARMSVQQPSEPVRPNNNVIRQPTGPDGTSGFRLCR
- the fbxo42 gene encoding F-box only protein 42 isoform X2 — its product is MGSCRQEGNMDSSAKGGGRTMVELPEEVLEYILSFLSPYQEHKTAALVCKQWYRLIKGVAYQCYHGFLRAVQEGNIQWESRTYPYPGTPITQRFSHSACYYDSNQSMYVFGGCTQSSCNAAFNDLWRLDLNSKEWIRPLASGSYPSPKAGATLVMHKDLLVLFGGWTRPSPYPLHQPERFFDEIHTYSPSKNWWNCIVTTHGPPPMAGHSSSVIGNTMVVFGGSLGARQMSNEVWVLDLEQWSWSKPPISGPSPHPRGGQSQIVIDDQTLLILGGCGGPNALLKDAWLLHMDAPPWRWQQLQVENEDHGAPELWCHPACRVGQCVVVFSQAPSGRAPLSPSLNSRPSPISATPAPLGPEPPSLRSQSPVRSGAAGVVLGAIEEAPCVNGRWGTLRPRPSARGGAREGSPSSSQQPSPSQGPDSPPLPPLPPLLNGSSPSPRTSPAQAASPSSRPLPLASTDYGWESPPSAAHHHEVPCTNGLHTPPAGSPHTPPGAVSPAALRRSLEAVKNKSSSSLPSSSSSSSLQTQGASPGGGSGGGGGAGPPGTPPSSSSSPPQAAGADGHAIPPIARRLGHHPPQSLNVGKPLYQSLNCKPMQMYVLDVSRAKSAGVVSWRVYGNGTPAAVTGPPETSLHTVVQGRGELIIFGGLMDKKQNVKYYPKTNALYFVRAKR